The Bacteroidota bacterium genome has a segment encoding these proteins:
- the corA gene encoding magnesium/cobalt transporter CorA: MNFVKKRTQKQSIDIQENIISGLPYHAAVLPPATMYIYNSELYDEQSIETVEQITDAVKNKSQNKILWIDIEGKCSKDIADELGKIFNLHELEMEDMINLYQRPKVEEYHSHLFLVSRMLYYNKISRTLTNEQVSFFVYENILLTIQEDDEDAFEPVREKLRKSKTSLRSGNAMQLAYFLMDAIVDNYYPMLEEIGDRLDDLESKLLKSPEKSLLSEIQNTKREVFFLRKAIWAERDKINELIRFEHHYIDDKLKIYLRDTYDHCVQIIDIIESHKEISYSLADVYLSSQNNKMSEVMKVLTVISSIFIPLTFIAGVYGMNFSQTDSNGNFAADNMPELHHPHGYLYVLIGMFILAMAELIYFRYKRWI, translated from the coding sequence ATGAATTTTGTAAAAAAAAGAACACAAAAACAGTCGATTGACATACAGGAGAATATCATATCTGGCTTGCCTTACCATGCAGCAGTACTTCCACCTGCAACGATGTATATATACAACAGCGAATTATACGACGAGCAATCCATTGAGACTGTAGAGCAGATAACTGATGCAGTAAAAAATAAATCACAAAACAAGATACTGTGGATAGATATTGAGGGCAAATGCAGTAAAGATATTGCTGACGAGCTGGGTAAAATTTTCAACCTACACGAACTGGAAATGGAGGATATGATAAACCTTTACCAAAGACCTAAGGTGGAGGAATATCATAGTCATTTATTCTTGGTGTCACGCATGTTATATTATAATAAAATTTCCAGAACTTTGACCAATGAACAAGTGAGTTTTTTTGTATATGAAAACATATTGCTTACTATTCAAGAAGACGATGAAGATGCGTTTGAACCAGTGAGGGAAAAACTTCGCAAAAGCAAAACAAGCTTACGCAGTGGCAATGCCATGCAATTGGCTTATTTCCTAATGGATGCTATCGTTGATAATTACTATCCGATGTTGGAGGAAATAGGCGACCGCTTGGACGACCTCGAATCAAAATTGCTGAAATCGCCCGAAAAATCTTTGCTATCAGAAATTCAAAATACCAAACGTGAAGTATTCTTCCTTCGTAAAGCGATTTGGGCTGAGCGTGACAAAATAAATGAACTCATTCGTTTCGAACACCATTATATTGATGATAAACTAAAAATATATTTACGTGATACCTACGACCATTGTGTACAGATAATTGATATTATAGAAAGCCACAAGGAAATTTCTTACTCCTTGGCCGATGTTTACTTAAGCTCGCAGAACAATAAAATGAGCGAAGTAATGAAAGTGCTTACGGTAATCTCTAGTATTTTTATCCCACTTACCTTTATTGCTGGGGTTTATGGAATGAATTTTTCGCAGACCGACTCTAATGGAAATTTTGCGGCTGACAATATGCCCGAGTTGCATCATCCTCATGGGTATTTATATGTTTTGATAGGCATGTTCATACTTGCTATGGCTGAGCTTATCTACTTTAGGTACAAGAGATGGATTTAA
- a CDS encoding DUF2079 domain-containing protein: MENLKLIFLQVFSSKKFGSVLIIFVSLFLAAWSLGNHYLFKTAALDLGLFNKALYDYAHLQQNYITLLLEDKVVNFLGDHFSLIVFLLSPLYYIFGSYTLLIIQILFVAIAAVYIRKYVLLKTQNQLYANLALLHFFSIWGIYSAISFDFHTNVLAALMVPALLYQFERKNWKKFALFFVLMLICRENIGFWMCFLLLGFHIKNKFVILKSRPLFHTIIIMLPIIYSVVVTSYIIPAVNHTVQQAHYMRFQALGHTTGEVAQYVFLHPIEILKLLFTNTSLDPLNDMIKMQLHLCVMACGGILFLVRPVFLLMLLPIYLQKMLGYDSSLWGVNFHYSIEFVPLLSLLVLEVCMLLKRVRYRLIFYMFFILSSLAVSVAVLRGELGVFQDSVSTFVNNKNNSLHMVQETYDLLRKVPADAIVSAHSNITPHLSGVKKLYAFPSVSDAEYIITFKKYYSTYPLNEQQHIDTMKYYTNHFTMLSETGNAVLLKRK; encoded by the coding sequence GTGGAAAATTTAAAACTAATATTTCTGCAAGTTTTCAGCTCCAAAAAATTTGGCAGCGTTCTTATTATATTCGTTTCTTTATTTTTGGCCGCATGGTCATTGGGCAACCACTACCTATTTAAAACCGCGGCCCTCGATTTGGGTTTGTTCAATAAAGCACTATACGATTATGCCCATTTGCAGCAAAACTATATCACACTTTTGCTCGAAGACAAAGTAGTCAATTTTTTGGGTGACCATTTTTCATTAATTGTATTTTTACTCTCACCCTTATATTATATATTTGGTTCGTATACTTTATTAATTATACAGATTCTGTTTGTGGCAATAGCTGCAGTATATATAAGGAAGTATGTATTGTTGAAAACCCAAAACCAATTGTATGCGAATTTGGCACTTCTACATTTCTTTAGTATTTGGGGTATATATTCAGCCATCTCTTTCGACTTTCACACCAATGTTTTGGCAGCTTTGATGGTGCCTGCATTATTATATCAATTTGAAAGAAAAAACTGGAAAAAGTTTGCTCTGTTTTTTGTGCTGATGCTTATCTGCCGCGAGAATATTGGCTTTTGGATGTGTTTTCTTTTGTTAGGATTTCATATAAAAAATAAATTTGTAATACTCAAAAGCAGACCCCTATTTCACACAATCATTATCATGTTGCCTATTATATATTCTGTTGTAGTAACCAGTTATATTATACCTGCTGTAAATCATACCGTTCAACAGGCACACTATATGCGTTTTCAAGCACTCGGGCATACCACAGGCGAGGTGGCTCAATATGTTTTTTTGCATCCCATTGAAATACTAAAATTACTATTTACTAATACCAGTCTCGATCCACTAAATGACATGATAAAGATGCAGCTTCACCTTTGTGTGATGGCGTGCGGAGGTATATTATTTTTAGTTAGACCTGTATTTTTATTGATGCTTTTGCCTATTTATTTGCAAAAAATGTTGGGCTACGATAGCAGTTTATGGGGTGTCAATTTTCATTATTCCATTGAGTTTGTGCCGTTATTGTCGTTATTGGTTTTAGAAGTTTGCATGCTTTTAAAAAGGGTACGTTACAGGTTGATTTTTTATATGTTTTTCATTTTGAGTTCGCTTGCAGTAAGTGTAGCAGTTCTGCGGGGAGAACTAGGTGTTTTTCAAGATTCGGTTTCAACTTTCGTCAATAATAAAAACAATAGTTTGCACATGGTACAAGAAACTTATGATTTGCTTCGCAAGGTTCCTGCCGATGCTATCGTGAGTGCCCACTCCAATATCACGCCTCATTTGTCAGGAGTAAAGAAACTTTATGCGTTTCCTTCTGTTAGCGATGCAGAATATATCATCACTTTCAAAAAATATTACAGTACCTACCCGCTTAACGAGCAGCAGCATATTGACACGATGAAATACTATACCAATCATTTCACTATGTTATCTGAAACAGGGAATGCGGTTTTGCTAAAGAGGAAGTGA
- a CDS encoding branched-chain amino acid aminotransferase: MQINIILSKESRLPSLDFNNIPFGKIFTDHMFTVDFEDGQWVRPSIEPYGNISISPALSAIHYGQSLFEGMKAHKHADGSAYLFRPLDNWHRLNVSAERLCMPTLPKEIFIESLQTLVNIDKEWIPTHKGSALYVRPFMFATDDCIGVRPSNNYKFMIICCPANPFYSRALRVVAEQHYVRAVEGGEGFAKAAGNYGASMLPTKLAHDKGFDQIIWLDGREQKYLEESGTMNLFFVADGKLYTPKLEGTILDGYTRASIIQLAKDNNIEVVEARISINELMDWANSGKLTEGFGTGTAATVAHFSSFSYNEKEYQLLPIDQCVISTKLAKELNDIKSFKADDKHGWMWKI; the protein is encoded by the coding sequence ATGCAAATTAACATCATACTTAGCAAAGAATCACGCTTACCTTCCCTAGATTTTAACAATATTCCATTTGGCAAGATTTTCACCGACCACATGTTTACGGTCGATTTTGAAGACGGACAGTGGGTTAGGCCCAGCATCGAACCTTATGGAAATATTAGTATTAGTCCTGCTTTATCGGCTATACACTATGGACAAAGTTTGTTTGAGGGGATGAAGGCACACAAGCATGCCGATGGTAGTGCATATTTATTTCGCCCTTTAGATAATTGGCACCGTTTGAATGTGTCGGCAGAGCGATTGTGTATGCCCACCTTGCCCAAAGAGATATTTATTGAATCATTGCAAACCCTTGTAAACATTGATAAAGAATGGATTCCAACCCATAAAGGTTCTGCACTATATGTACGTCCATTTATGTTTGCCACCGACGATTGTATAGGTGTTCGCCCCTCTAACAATTATAAATTTATGATTATATGTTGTCCTGCTAATCCTTTTTACAGTAGGGCTTTGAGGGTGGTTGCCGAGCAGCATTATGTGAGAGCCGTAGAGGGCGGAGAGGGATTTGCAAAAGCTGCTGGAAATTATGGAGCAAGTATGTTGCCCACCAAATTGGCACATGATAAAGGCTTCGATCAAATTATATGGTTAGACGGTCGTGAACAAAAATATTTGGAAGAATCGGGAACAATGAATTTATTTTTTGTAGCCGACGGCAAACTATATACTCCCAAACTAGAAGGAACCATTTTAGATGGCTATACGCGTGCGTCTATTATACAATTGGCCAAAGACAATAATATAGAAGTGGTGGAAGCCCGAATTAGTATAAACGAATTGATGGATTGGGCTAATAGCGGGAAGCTTACCGAAGGTTTTGGTACCGGTACCGCAGCAACAGTAGCTCATTTTAGTTCGTTCAGTTATAATGAAAAAGAGTACCAATTATTGCCCATCGACCAATGTGTGATCTCTACCAAATTGGCCAAAGAACTCAATGATATAAAATCCTTTAAGGCCGACGACAAACACGGTTGGATGTGGAAAATTTAA
- a CDS encoding DUF4836 family protein has protein sequence MNKKLVWVVAALVVAIGAGAIYYFFVKDRNQHLKYIPAEVTMAVHFDLKSLRDKSDFEKVKKMKFFTELMDEHSHDGSNHEFTDVLLKKPLTAGIDVLSDPIFFMSTRNDKMFMGLSIKLTSSGDFNRLVKKYKTAAEPKKSDTYTSLELEEEKLFVAWNDEAAVFLSSPNLMNRSNSKAEIEKVLDIYMTQETKESLSENEDYHKFRKEKQDIGIFITYDKLFDFVGSALNSRRYYSQEMMDTKEQMDKMKEKFKGIKAGLTLSFESNALMGKILMYGENATKLMEQSGYTGKALSADFIKTISNDKILATLFFNYNMDKLIDYQLENPKYKEAINKFAEDLNMTVSDLKSILGGEFAFSLVDAEVLKEEKKYIDIDPITEEPIDKTRTVETPMPYFTISLSVKNDANLQKLVDNINKKMTPDFDTADAVHHAIEKRGANHYFKKNNVEISMIKTAIGYTITNSPKIAEALSKNKSLSSDPKLIGKEYFNNNSFGFKIILDTEKYPKTFIDYLKTQTRGEKTPWDILKNFKEISMQMPVGSTIEGKFEVKMTEGKGNSLYRLLEMIDEAK, from the coding sequence ATGAATAAGAAACTTGTATGGGTTGTAGCTGCTTTAGTTGTAGCAATCGGGGCTGGAGCAATTTACTATTTTTTTGTAAAAGACCGCAACCAACATCTTAAATATATACCTGCCGAAGTTACCATGGCCGTGCATTTCGACTTGAAAAGTCTAAGAGATAAATCGGATTTTGAAAAAGTGAAGAAAATGAAATTTTTTACTGAGCTCATGGACGAGCATTCCCATGATGGCAGTAATCATGAATTCACAGATGTGCTTTTAAAGAAACCACTTACCGCAGGCATCGATGTACTTTCCGATCCTATATTTTTTATGAGTACCCGCAATGATAAAATGTTTATGGGCCTTAGCATCAAACTCACTAGTAGTGGCGATTTTAACCGCCTGGTGAAAAAATATAAAACAGCAGCCGAACCAAAAAAGAGCGACACCTATACAAGCCTCGAACTTGAAGAGGAAAAATTATTTGTGGCCTGGAATGATGAAGCAGCAGTGTTTCTTTCTTCACCTAATTTGATGAACCGAAGTAATAGTAAGGCCGAGATAGAAAAGGTGCTTGATATATATATGACCCAAGAAACCAAAGAATCACTTTCGGAAAACGAAGACTATCATAAATTTCGTAAAGAGAAACAGGACATTGGCATATTTATTACCTATGATAAACTTTTTGACTTTGTAGGCTCGGCACTAAACAGCCGCAGATATTATAGTCAGGAAATGATGGATACCAAAGAGCAGATGGATAAAATGAAAGAAAAGTTTAAAGGCATAAAAGCTGGTCTCACGCTTTCATTTGAAAGCAATGCATTGATGGGCAAGATATTAATGTATGGAGAAAACGCAACTAAACTAATGGAACAATCAGGGTATACGGGCAAAGCTTTGAGTGCCGATTTCATAAAAACCATCAGCAATGACAAAATACTAGCTACTTTGTTCTTCAATTACAATATGGACAAATTAATCGACTACCAATTAGAAAATCCCAAATATAAAGAAGCTATAAATAAATTCGCTGAAGACTTAAATATGACAGTGAGCGATCTTAAAAGTATATTGGGCGGTGAGTTTGCTTTTTCATTGGTAGATGCTGAGGTATTAAAAGAAGAAAAAAAGTATATTGATATAGATCCTATAACCGAAGAACCAATAGATAAAACCCGCACCGTGGAAACACCCATGCCTTATTTTACAATATCATTAAGTGTGAAAAATGACGCCAACTTACAAAAACTAGTAGATAATATTAATAAAAAGATGACCCCAGATTTCGACACAGCCGATGCGGTTCATCATGCAATTGAAAAACGTGGAGCAAACCATTATTTCAAAAAAAACAATGTTGAAATTAGTATGATAAAAACAGCAATAGGTTATACTATTACAAATAGCCCAAAGATAGCGGAAGCACTTAGCAAGAACAAATCACTAAGTAGCGACCCAAAGCTTATTGGTAAAGAATATTTTAACAATAATTCATTCGGATTCAAAATAATATTGGATACTGAAAAATATCCTAAAACTTTTATCGATTACCTGAAAACTCAAACTAGAGGAGAAAAAACCCCGTGGGACATACTTAAAAACTTTAAAGAAATTTCAATGCAAATGCCAGTGGGCAGTACTATTGAAGGCAAGTTCGAAGTTAAAATGACCGAGGGCAAAGGCAACAGTTTATATCGTTTGTTAGAAATGATAGATGAAGCGAAATAA
- a CDS encoding ATP-binding cassette domain-containing protein — MNIQFENVIPIPLQGFVSHSKVWSTNYTFKTGTHYLVNAASGKGKTTLLSVIYGLRKDYKGNIIINEKTNDKNSYNDWALLRQNKLSMMFQDLRLFPTLTALENIILKNNLTHYYTNDIIIQMAEQLDVTSLMDRRCETLSLGQQQRIALIRSLCQPFEWLLLDEPFSHLDMGNANKCMELVISECRKRKAGLILTSLGEYIQEGFDEKIEI; from the coding sequence TTGAACATTCAATTTGAAAACGTAATACCCATACCGCTTCAAGGTTTTGTGAGCCACAGCAAGGTTTGGAGTACAAATTATACTTTTAAAACGGGTACACATTATTTGGTGAATGCTGCATCGGGCAAAGGTAAGACTACGCTGCTTTCTGTAATATATGGTTTGCGAAAAGATTATAAGGGTAATATTATAATAAACGAGAAAACAAACGACAAAAATTCCTATAATGATTGGGCATTACTCAGGCAAAACAAACTGTCGATGATGTTTCAAGATTTGCGTTTGTTCCCTACCCTCACTGCTCTCGAAAATATTATATTGAAAAATAATCTAACCCATTATTATACAAATGATATTATTATACAAATGGCCGAACAGCTTGATGTGACAAGTCTCATGGACCGCAGGTGTGAAACATTATCATTGGGACAACAACAAAGGATTGCTTTAATACGAAGCTTATGTCAACCTTTTGAATGGTTATTATTGGATGAACCCTTTAGTCATTTGGATATGGGCAATGCAAACAAATGTATGGAATTGGTAATATCTGAATGTCGCAAACGCAAAGCTGGACTTATACTCACAAGTTTAGGTGAATATATACAAGAGGGATTTGACGAAAAAATAGAGATATGA
- a CDS encoding OmpA family protein, protein MKTIILFLALLCCQLLYAQKATRNIYFDFAKHDINTTALRILDNLYDSILSKNTVRRIYLYGYCDSVGKSGFNDTLSLKRVASVKKFFIQKGIHDSAFKIIKGYGKQKPLNANATENERQANRRVEMIITYDKKKTEPAQKPKYIPNIDTANVKVGSKMILKNIQFQGGMHRFLPSSADALNELLQLMLDNPNLEIQIIGYICCLPEEYSDGQDFETGITNLSEARAIAVLDFLVSNGVKRQRLKYKGMGPKNKITKEISEEDKATNRRVEILILRK, encoded by the coding sequence ATGAAAACTATTATACTATTTCTAGCTCTGCTATGTTGCCAATTATTATATGCACAAAAAGCAACGAGAAATATATATTTTGATTTTGCCAAGCATGACATAAATACAACTGCCTTGCGTATTTTAGATAATTTATACGATTCTATACTAAGCAAAAATACGGTTCGCAGAATATACTTATATGGCTACTGCGATTCTGTGGGCAAATCGGGATTTAATGACACACTTTCACTGAAAAGAGTTGCCTCTGTTAAAAAATTCTTTATTCAAAAAGGAATTCACGACAGTGCATTTAAAATTATTAAAGGGTATGGTAAGCAAAAACCACTTAACGCCAATGCTACTGAGAATGAACGTCAAGCCAATAGAAGGGTGGAGATGATTATAACTTATGATAAGAAGAAAACTGAACCGGCACAAAAGCCAAAATATATACCAAACATTGATACGGCCAATGTAAAAGTGGGCAGCAAAATGATTCTTAAAAATATACAATTCCAAGGAGGTATGCACCGCTTTCTTCCAAGCTCTGCTGATGCTTTGAATGAACTATTACAGCTCATGCTCGACAACCCAAACCTAGAAATACAGATTATTGGTTATATATGTTGCCTCCCCGAAGAATATAGCGATGGACAAGATTTCGAAACCGGAATAACCAACTTATCCGAAGCAAGAGCTATTGCTGTGCTGGATTTCTTGGTAAGTAATGGGGTAAAAAGACAGCGGCTTAAATACAAAGGAATGGGGCCAAAAAATAAAATCACAAAAGAAATAAGCGAAGAAGACAAAGCTACAAATAGAAGGGTGGAGATTTTGATTTTGAGGAAGTAA
- a CDS encoding DUF4337 domain-containing protein — MENNNKFEMMCGLTLAIMATILSVIDLGAGKYGDDEIIAINEKSAAYQWYQSKSIKETSVEAQHDLVKTLVDGGVVKNAEVEDMKTFETKLEKKLDKYRKEKNEILKGSSKIPEAEWVQEKNGKKGEIIGAEEWTEKADKLGSAGDIFDLSGLFLQICLVLGAVALVMKNRKLKWAFFLMMLLLGTIGLIYGWNAYQVAKVV; from the coding sequence ATGGAAAATAACAACAAATTTGAAATGATGTGTGGGTTGACACTTGCTATCATGGCGACCATATTGTCGGTGATTGATTTGGGTGCAGGAAAATACGGTGATGATGAAATTATTGCCATCAACGAAAAGTCTGCGGCGTATCAGTGGTATCAAAGTAAAAGTATTAAAGAAACTTCGGTGGAGGCACAACACGATTTGGTGAAAACATTGGTGGACGGTGGAGTGGTGAAGAATGCAGAAGTTGAAGATATGAAAACTTTTGAGACAAAATTGGAAAAGAAACTCGACAAATATCGCAAAGAAAAAAATGAAATATTAAAGGGTTCTTCAAAAATTCCCGAGGCAGAATGGGTGCAAGAAAAGAATGGAAAAAAAGGAGAAATAATAGGAGCAGAAGAGTGGACCGAAAAAGCAGATAAGCTAGGTAGTGCAGGAGATATATTTGATTTGTCGGGATTGTTTTTGCAGATATGTTTGGTGCTGGGTGCGGTTGCGTTGGTAATGAAAAACAGAAAACTCAAATGGGCATTTTTTCTGATGATGCTATTACTCGGGACTATAGGTTTGATATATGGATGGAATGCATATCAAGTGGCAAAGGTGGTTTAG
- the guaA gene encoding glutamine-hydrolyzing GMP synthase produces the protein MQQAILILDFGSQYTQLIARRLRELNIYTEIHPYNKIPTHIENLKGLILSGSPCSVNDETCPYPDLSEYLGKIPVLGICYGAQMLTKQMGGIVGASHTREFGRAHIHITQDNPLLANIPNGTQVWMSHSDTVKEIPSNFTLLATTDSIPVAAFKIVDQDTYGIQFHPEVSHSTDGMLILKNFAHNICECAGDWTPEHFVDTTVASLKEQLGNDRVVLGLSGGVDSSVAAVLLQKAIGDNLHCIFIDNGLLRKNEFSQVLDSYKNMGLNVKGVDASILFMDALKGISEPEAKRKAIGRVFIEVFDTESHKIENVKWLAQGTIYPDVIESVSVGGPSVTIKSHHNVGGLPDKMKLKIVEPLRMLFKDEVRRVGHALQIDNNILSRHPFPGPGLAIRILGDITAEKITILQEADDIFISELKVTGLYDKVWQAGVMFLPVQSVGVMGDERTYQHVVCLRAVTSVDGMTADWSHLPYDFLANVSNKIINRVKGINRVVYDISSKPPATIEWE, from the coding sequence ATGCAACAAGCCATTCTCATTCTCGATTTCGGTTCTCAGTACACACAGCTTATAGCCCGCCGCTTGCGGGAGTTGAACATATATACCGAGATTCATCCGTATAATAAAATTCCAACTCATATAGAAAATTTGAAAGGATTGATATTATCCGGAAGTCCCTGCTCAGTAAATGACGAGACTTGCCCCTACCCCGACTTATCTGAATATCTCGGCAAAATTCCTGTGTTGGGAATTTGCTATGGAGCACAAATGCTTACTAAGCAAATGGGCGGAATAGTTGGAGCCAGCCACACCCGAGAATTTGGCAGAGCACATATACACATCACACAAGACAATCCATTGCTTGCAAATATCCCCAACGGCACACAAGTATGGATGAGTCATAGTGATACTGTGAAAGAAATTCCCTCAAACTTTACCTTGCTTGCTACTACAGATTCTATTCCTGTGGCTGCTTTCAAAATTGTGGACCAAGATACTTATGGTATACAATTTCATCCCGAAGTTTCTCACAGTACCGATGGTATGTTAATATTAAAAAACTTCGCACATAATATATGCGAATGCGCAGGCGATTGGACTCCCGAACATTTTGTGGATACTACTGTTGCATCACTTAAAGAACAATTGGGCAACGACCGTGTAGTATTAGGTTTATCAGGCGGTGTAGACTCATCTGTGGCTGCTGTATTACTGCAAAAAGCTATTGGCGATAACCTACATTGTATATTTATTGACAATGGATTATTACGCAAAAATGAATTTTCACAGGTGCTCGATTCCTATAAAAATATGGGATTAAATGTGAAAGGAGTTGATGCTTCTATATTGTTTATGGATGCATTAAAAGGTATTAGTGAACCTGAAGCAAAACGTAAAGCCATAGGTCGAGTATTTATAGAAGTATTCGATACAGAATCGCATAAAATTGAAAATGTAAAATGGCTCGCTCAAGGAACTATATATCCCGATGTGATAGAATCGGTATCTGTGGGCGGCCCTTCAGTTACTATTAAAAGTCATCACAATGTGGGCGGTTTGCCCGATAAAATGAAATTGAAAATAGTAGAACCTTTGCGTATGCTTTTCAAAGATGAAGTGCGTCGTGTAGGGCATGCTTTGCAAATTGACAATAATATATTAAGTCGCCATCCATTCCCTGGCCCTGGGCTAGCCATACGCATACTTGGCGACATTACCGCTGAAAAAATAACAATACTTCAAGAGGCAGATGATATATTTATTAGTGAGTTAAAAGTAACAGGACTATATGATAAAGTGTGGCAAGCTGGTGTGATGTTTTTGCCGGTACAATCAGTAGGTGTAATGGGCGATGAAAGAACCTATCAGCATGTAGTTTGTCTGCGAGCTGTAACTTCTGTTGATGGCATGACTGCCGATTGGAGCCACCTCCCCTATGACTTTTTGGCAAACGTTTCTAACAAAATAATCAACCGCGTAAAAGGAATTAATCGTGTGGTATATGATATAAGCAGTAAGCCTCCTGCTACTATTGAATGGGAGTAA
- a CDS encoding Do family serine endopeptidase, with amino-acid sequence MDYKKLLTLFIVAAFGGAVALGLNKLIDSPNNDILGEKQPAYFTALNGSKLNELPDFTATALAVTPTVVHIKTTINVTSQPQAQQMPQNPFGDLFGDKSPFFQMPHGPQQANGSGVIISDNGYIVTNNHVIEGADKIEVVLHDKRSYTAEVIGKDANTDMALLKIEEKSLPFIAFGNSDETKVGEWVLAVGNPFNLTSTVTAGIVSAKGRNIRLIEGDAPIEAFIQTDAAVNPGNSGGALVNRRGELIGINTAIASQTGSYAGYAFAVPVELVKKAVNDFKEFGEIQRGFLGVQIRDIDAELANKEGLKDNKGIYVAEVTDGSAAEKAGIQKGDIITKINDVVVNSVAELQEQVSRHRPGEKLNVAALRKGKEQLFSVTLKGKNGQTTIPDATAKTEKATVKGSEFSSISREEKSSAKVANGVKVLKAGEALKKVNLPAGFIITHIDGKQMFTPADVKKSLIEMKEVAVIKGVNADGTKGYYAVPLE; translated from the coding sequence ATGGATTACAAAAAATTATTAACCCTATTTATCGTAGCAGCCTTTGGTGGTGCTGTTGCCTTGGGTCTCAACAAATTAATCGACAGCCCAAACAATGACATTTTGGGCGAAAAGCAACCAGCTTATTTTACAGCACTTAATGGAAGCAAGCTCAACGAACTTCCAGATTTTACAGCGACTGCATTAGCGGTAACCCCAACAGTAGTTCATATAAAAACTACGATTAATGTCACCTCACAACCTCAAGCTCAACAAATGCCTCAAAATCCGTTTGGTGATTTATTCGGCGACAAAAGTCCTTTCTTTCAAATGCCCCATGGCCCACAGCAGGCAAATGGTTCAGGGGTTATTATATCCGATAATGGTTATATAGTTACCAATAACCATGTGATAGAAGGAGCCGATAAAATTGAAGTGGTACTGCACGACAAACGGAGCTATACTGCGGAGGTAATTGGCAAAGACGCTAACACCGATATGGCATTGCTCAAAATTGAAGAAAAGAGTTTACCCTTTATCGCATTTGGTAATAGCGACGAAACCAAAGTGGGCGAATGGGTATTGGCAGTAGGCAATCCTTTCAACCTAACATCTACGGTAACAGCAGGCATCGTGAGTGCCAAAGGTCGTAATATTAGATTGATTGAAGGCGATGCACCCATCGAAGCATTTATACAAACTGATGCTGCGGTAAATCCAGGAAATTCAGGAGGTGCGTTGGTTAACCGACGTGGTGAACTTATAGGAATTAATACCGCTATTGCATCGCAAACTGGAAGCTATGCAGGTTATGCATTTGCTGTGCCTGTTGAGTTGGTGAAGAAAGCAGTAAATGATTTTAAAGAATTTGGCGAAATACAACGTGGTTTCTTAGGTGTGCAAATTCGTGATATTGATGCGGAGCTTGCCAATAAAGAAGGATTAAAAGACAATAAAGGAATCTATGTGGCTGAAGTAACTGATGGTTCTGCGGCTGAAAAAGCGGGAATTCAAAAAGGAGATATTATAACTAAAATAAATGATGTAGTTGTAAATTCCGTTGCTGAATTGCAAGAGCAAGTAAGTCGTCACCGCCCAGGAGAAAAATTAAATGTGGCAGCACTTCGTAAAGGCAAAGAACAACTATTTAGTGTAACGCTAAAAGGCAAAAATGGACAAACAACCATTCCGGATGCTACCGCTAAAACAGAAAAAGCAACCGTAAAAGGTTCTGAATTTTCATCAATTTCTCGTGAAGAAAAATCAAGTGCAAAAGTTGCCAATGGTGTTAAAGTTTTGAAAGCTGGTGAGGCACTTAAAAAAGTAAATTTACCTGCTGGCTTTATTATAACACATATTGATGGGAAACAAATGTTCACTCCCGCCGATGTAAAAAAATCATTGATTGAAATGAAAGAAGTTGCAGTAATTAAAGGCGTGAATGCTGATGGAACCAAAGGTTATTACGCAGTACCTTTGGAATAA